A region from the Arthrobacter roseus genome encodes:
- a CDS encoding ATP-binding cassette domain-containing protein, with product MFDGQRDGVVPVSGTRHHLHVWFQVKQLSGGQRRRLDLILATINQPEILFLDEPTTGLDPESRERTWAVVRAMHDAGTTVVLTTHYLEEAETLADRIAIMHEGNIAVSGSLPEVLGAEPASIRFVLDPAVHVEGLTASGVDASFLPMPTETRVTIATDHLQRDLSRALTWAEAGSIRLERLSASEASLAEVFRRVSAGGSGHTNQKENNS from the coding sequence GTGTTCGATGGCCAGCGCGACGGCGTCGTCCCCGTTTCCGGCACTCGCCACCACCTCCATGTCTGGTTCCAGGTCAAGCAGCTCTCCGGCGGGCAACGACGCCGGCTGGACCTGATTCTGGCCACGATCAACCAGCCGGAGATCCTCTTTCTCGACGAACCCACGACGGGTTTGGACCCCGAATCCCGCGAGCGCACGTGGGCTGTGGTGCGGGCCATGCACGACGCCGGTACAACAGTTGTCCTGACGACGCATTACTTGGAAGAGGCGGAGACGCTGGCTGACCGCATTGCCATCATGCACGAAGGGAACATTGCCGTTTCCGGTTCGCTGCCTGAGGTACTCGGCGCTGAGCCGGCCAGCATTCGTTTTGTGCTCGATCCGGCTGTCCACGTCGAGGGGCTGACGGCGTCGGGGGTGGATGCGTCCTTCCTGCCGATGCCGACTGAAACCCGGGTCACCATTGCCACCGATCATTTGCAACGAGACCTCAGCCGGGCGTTGACCTGGGCTGAGGCTGGCTCCATCCGGCTCGAACGCTTGTCGGCGTCGGAGGCCTCACTTGCCGAAGTGTTCCGCCGGGTCAGCGCTGGGGGTTCGGGGCACACCAATCAGAAGGAGAACAACTCATGA
- a CDS encoding DNA-binding response regulator, protein MEVVASAGNGDDAVALAIEHQPEVCILDLEMPPTDGIYAAEQVLRSVATRVILVTRHARPGVLRRALANRVSGFVPKSTPADKLARVIRDVAAGRRYVDPDIAASALASESCPLTPRELDVLRECRKGGTIPVIAKSLRLAPGTVRNYISSAMSKLDAGTRQDAATAAWDQGWI, encoded by the coding sequence ATGGAGGTGGTGGCGAGTGCCGGAAACGGGGACGACGCCGTCGCGCTGGCCATCGAACACCAACCGGAGGTTTGTATCCTGGATCTGGAGATGCCACCCACCGACGGCATCTATGCGGCGGAGCAGGTTCTCCGGTCGGTAGCCACCCGCGTGATTCTGGTAACTCGTCATGCGCGTCCCGGTGTGCTCCGGCGTGCATTGGCCAACCGGGTGTCCGGCTTCGTGCCGAAATCGACTCCGGCGGACAAACTGGCCCGTGTCATTCGAGATGTTGCTGCCGGCCGGCGGTATGTTGACCCGGATATAGCAGCTAGCGCCCTTGCCAGTGAAAGTTGCCCCTTGACGCCTCGTGAACTCGATGTTTTGCGTGAATGCCGTAAGGGTGGCACCATTCCCGTGATCGCGAAGTCGCTCCGGTTGGCGCCGGGGACGGTGCGCAATTACATCTCCTCAGCCATGTCCAAGCTCGACGCCGGAACGCGGCAGGATGCTGCGACGGCCGCGTGGGATCAGGGCTGGATTTGA
- a CDS encoding helix-turn-helix transcriptional regulator, translating into MSIRHSLLALLQEQPRYGYQLRAEFEQRTGSTWPLNIGQVYTTLDRLERDSMVIRDGDDGEGHVMYRLTDTGGEEVGNWFSHPVAMANPPRNELAIKLALAVTLPSVDVGGVIQAQRVSSMRSLQDYTKAKRDTSTHNRPEDTAWLLVLDSLIFSTEAEIRWLDHCESRMLQLSITREARSGSTALSAEHADNVQQHPTSHTIGGGK; encoded by the coding sequence GTGTCCATTCGTCACAGCCTGTTGGCGCTTCTACAGGAGCAGCCGCGGTATGGCTATCAGCTACGCGCCGAGTTCGAGCAGCGGACTGGCTCCACGTGGCCACTGAACATCGGGCAGGTTTACACCACCCTGGACCGGCTTGAACGCGACTCGATGGTCATCCGCGACGGCGACGACGGCGAAGGACACGTCATGTACCGGCTCACGGACACCGGCGGCGAGGAAGTCGGAAACTGGTTCTCCCACCCTGTTGCTATGGCAAACCCGCCCCGCAACGAACTCGCCATCAAACTGGCGCTCGCGGTCACCCTGCCGAGTGTGGACGTAGGTGGCGTTATTCAGGCGCAGCGGGTCTCGTCGATGCGTTCGCTGCAGGACTACACGAAAGCCAAACGCGACACGTCAACGCACAACCGCCCGGAGGACACTGCCTGGCTGCTGGTACTTGACTCGCTCATCTTCAGCACAGAAGCCGAGATCCGCTGGCTCGACCACTGCGAATCACGGATGCTCCAGCTCAGCATCACCCGTGAGGCGCGTTCTGGTAGCACAGCACTCAGCGCCGAACACGCCGACAACGTTCAGCAGCACCCGACGTCGCACACCATCGGGGGAGGAAAATGA
- a CDS encoding NAD(P)H-quinone oxidoreductase gives MRAVVITDDGGPEVLEVRDVAEPVPAEGEVLIDVAAAGLNRADVQQRRGVYPPPPGASEYLGLEVSGRIADPGNSTFAVGDEVVALLSGGGYAERVAVPAGQVLPVPDGVSLIDAASLPEVAATVYSNLFMAARLLEGETVLIHGGAGGIGTMAIQLARALGVRVVATAGSASKVQLVRSLGAEGINYRDEDFVESVRDLTDGRGPDVILDVVGAKYLERNVTALATNGRLVIIGLQGGAKAELNLGALMGKRAAVMGTTLRSRPVEEKSAIMAAVGKTVWPLIESGEVKTQVDRVFALADAAAAHEYFDSGEHTGKVLLTLR, from the coding sequence ATGAGAGCGGTAGTGATCACGGACGATGGCGGTCCTGAGGTTCTGGAGGTCCGTGACGTTGCGGAGCCTGTACCTGCGGAGGGCGAGGTACTCATTGATGTAGCGGCGGCCGGGCTGAATCGGGCGGATGTGCAGCAGCGGCGGGGTGTGTATCCACCGCCTCCCGGCGCATCGGAGTATCTGGGCCTTGAGGTGTCTGGCCGCATTGCGGATCCAGGGAATTCCACCTTCGCGGTGGGCGATGAAGTGGTGGCGCTGCTCTCAGGCGGTGGTTACGCGGAGCGCGTGGCGGTGCCAGCAGGGCAGGTTCTTCCAGTGCCCGACGGCGTGTCTCTGATAGATGCGGCATCGCTGCCCGAAGTTGCGGCGACCGTGTATTCGAATCTGTTCATGGCGGCCCGGCTCCTCGAGGGGGAGACGGTGCTGATTCACGGGGGTGCTGGTGGAATCGGGACGATGGCGATTCAGTTGGCTCGCGCGCTGGGTGTGCGCGTCGTGGCGACGGCGGGTTCGGCGTCGAAGGTTCAGCTGGTGCGTTCCCTCGGTGCCGAGGGGATCAACTATCGCGATGAGGATTTCGTAGAGAGTGTACGCGACCTGACCGATGGTCGTGGGCCAGACGTGATTCTCGACGTCGTTGGCGCCAAGTACCTGGAACGGAACGTCACGGCGCTCGCGACCAATGGGCGGCTGGTGATTATCGGTCTGCAGGGCGGTGCGAAGGCCGAGCTGAACCTGGGCGCACTCATGGGCAAGAGGGCTGCGGTGATGGGCACCACGCTGCGTTCCCGTCCTGTGGAGGAGAAGTCCGCGATTATGGCCGCCGTCGGGAAGACTGTCTGGCCATTGATTGAATCCGGCGAGGTGAAAACCCAGGTGGACCGGGTGTTTGCACTCGCAGACGCAGCGGCAGCGCACGAGTACTTCGACTCGGGCGAGCACACCGGCAAAGTGTTGCTGACACTGCGCTAG
- a CDS encoding septum formation family protein, whose product MTTWARAAGLGSLLTVSLLLGGCGLLNSGPERNEDGSVAETVDASVPELRDGDCFTDDGGTEVTLMPCEKPHEFEVFASTKMLDGEYPGVEKAETQADAFCRPAFEKFVGISYSDSELPLQFFYPQAADWSEADNRTVLCLVTVPGNKPSTGTFKSADR is encoded by the coding sequence ATGACTACGTGGGCGCGTGCTGCAGGGCTCGGTTCGCTGCTGACCGTCAGCCTACTCTTGGGCGGCTGCGGACTGCTGAACTCCGGTCCCGAGCGGAACGAAGACGGCAGTGTCGCCGAGACAGTGGATGCCTCAGTCCCGGAACTGCGCGACGGCGACTGCTTCACGGACGACGGCGGCACGGAAGTCACGCTCATGCCCTGCGAGAAACCACACGAATTTGAAGTCTTTGCCAGCACGAAGATGCTCGACGGCGAATACCCCGGTGTTGAGAAGGCAGAGACCCAAGCGGACGCATTCTGCCGGCCAGCCTTCGAGAAGTTCGTGGGAATTTCTTACAGTGACTCCGAGCTGCCGCTACAGTTCTTTTATCCACAGGCCGCCGACTGGTCCGAAGCAGATAACCGGACAGTTCTTTGCCTCGTGACAGTGCCGGGTAACAAGCCCTCCACCGGAACCTTCAAAAGCGCCGACCGATAG
- a CDS encoding ABC transporter ATP-binding protein yields the protein MSQVLQLAGVNRTYGEGATSIAALRNVNLTIEAGEFVAVMGPSGSGKSSLLALAGGLDTPTSGEIFVEGTPLSTLRLNELARLRRRAIGYVFQDFNLVPTLTAAENVSLPRELDGVPLRKAQRQAKEALRIVGIEALADRFMDEMSGGQQQRVAIARAIVGDRHLILADEPTGALDSATGDDVMSVLRHRADAGSAVMLVTHEARHAAWADRVVYIRDGRFADEARASQDPSVLLAQSGL from the coding sequence ATGAGTCAGGTACTTCAGCTGGCAGGAGTGAACCGCACCTATGGGGAAGGAGCGACGTCGATTGCTGCCCTCCGCAACGTCAACCTCACCATCGAGGCGGGCGAGTTCGTTGCCGTCATGGGGCCCTCCGGTTCTGGAAAGTCGTCCCTCCTGGCGCTTGCCGGTGGGCTGGATACGCCGACGTCGGGCGAAATCTTCGTTGAAGGCACGCCCCTGAGCACGCTGAGGCTGAACGAGCTGGCCAGGCTCCGGCGTCGGGCCATTGGTTACGTGTTCCAGGACTTCAACCTGGTGCCAACATTGACCGCTGCGGAGAACGTTTCTCTGCCGCGTGAGCTCGACGGCGTTCCCCTGCGGAAAGCGCAGCGGCAGGCGAAGGAAGCACTGCGCATTGTGGGAATCGAGGCGCTCGCCGATCGGTTCATGGACGAGATGTCCGGCGGTCAGCAGCAGCGCGTGGCCATTGCGCGGGCGATTGTGGGGGACCGGCACCTGATCCTCGCCGACGAACCAACGGGGGCCCTGGATTCAGCAACGGGGGACGACGTCATGAGCGTTTTGCGCCACCGGGCCGACGCCGGTTCCGCGGTGATGCTGGTAACGCACGAGGCCCGTCACGCGGCGTGGGCAGACCGGGTGGTCTACATCCGGGATGGCCGGTTCGCGGACGAGGCCCGGGCTTCGCAGGATCCGTCAGTTCTCCTCGCACAAAGCGGACTGTAA
- a CDS encoding ABC transporter permease translates to MSTITAPSASSRITAIAGQELKIIVRNKTVLAGAVVMPFLFAGFVAFAGPGKEAPAFTLGLTTLMVVMLAVYVTVVTTFATRRQELFLKRLRSGESSDSIILAGMTAPVAALTLAQLLVVFIVVFATGFGLPPNPWPVVVGVVLIIVSSTAFGILTSIYTPSASAAQFTTLPYFMLVMGTFVWPLFATDPALQTLQALTPGGAMYQLFQAGWGGEVGLLPFISLIGLWTYLPLHYAMKNFTWDKR, encoded by the coding sequence ATGAGTACCATCACCGCGCCCTCGGCGTCGTCGCGCATCACTGCCATCGCTGGGCAGGAGCTGAAGATTATTGTCCGCAACAAGACGGTATTGGCAGGTGCGGTCGTTATGCCGTTCCTTTTTGCCGGTTTCGTCGCCTTCGCGGGGCCAGGCAAGGAAGCTCCTGCGTTCACGCTCGGGCTGACCACGCTGATGGTGGTGATGCTCGCCGTCTATGTCACGGTAGTCACCACGTTCGCTACGCGGCGGCAGGAGTTGTTCCTCAAACGTTTGCGCAGCGGCGAGTCAAGCGACTCCATCATCCTTGCGGGGATGACGGCGCCCGTAGCCGCTCTGACACTGGCGCAGCTGCTGGTTGTGTTCATCGTTGTCTTTGCCACCGGATTCGGTCTTCCCCCGAACCCATGGCCGGTGGTCGTCGGCGTAGTGCTCATCATTGTTTCGTCGACGGCCTTCGGAATTCTGACGAGCATTTACACACCATCAGCCAGCGCGGCGCAGTTCACGACGCTCCCCTATTTTATGCTCGTGATGGGTACCTTCGTATGGCCACTGTTCGCGACGGATCCAGCGCTGCAGACCTTGCAGGCGCTCACCCCCGGCGGTGCGATGTACCAGTTGTTCCAGGCAGGCTGGGGTGGAGAAGTAGGACTGCTGCCCTTCATCTCGCTGATCGGCCTGTGGACCTACCTTCCACTGCACTACGCCATGAAGAACTTCACGTGGGACAAGCGGTAG
- a CDS encoding ABC transporter permease, whose translation MPVDVTAHRGSRRQSFRLALRLAGRDARKHRGRSALILSLIALPVAAMTVIVLLLASTQATVQERIDAELGTAQAYLTPLNTDGSGLIQYPTMTSPISTPGDPDPHFVAKSPAAVVPPGYTTVEESNTQILIPMQRPETRASVVGSDLFNPGFESRFSLIEGTKTPGADGIYVSPSLQGRLGIDVGDRLTLEAGDYRVAGIIWEGATKNMADTIYVSSANHPVVTEAEYELKRLYLFGDEPLTWPQIQELNAQGVAALSRAVLLDPPPAPELLGPDEYGERQMITFILGVSMVGILVLAEVGLLAGAAFAVGAKNQRRMLALLAAAGGEKSTVRSVVTASGVVLGALGAIAGVVVGTGVAAAVVYWSLSQHSMMFAGFHLLVWPLIIFALLGFTASVIAAAVPGFAMAKQDAFNSLKSAQTTSKPQSRIPVVGLVLIGLSLLLGGAGVAVILGLDDPEQYGPKGVVFVPLMAGGTLLFLLGLLLCTGRIVDLMGRFAGMLPLAPRMAVRDASRNRGRSVPSIAAVLAATALASIVMVGSATFAQEEAGKRHVSLNDQQGAVSLRTPNSDSEAWQTTDPEVTISAVESVVGPVESSTIISGVHDTCSPAQGCVHREFISPSENTCRAKAERNAGDIWSCTDPDTNVGSAFPLLTVGGAEALKSMLGHEPTPEVLQALKDGKMVVLDQSWIKDGHVRIRSRTYEFEGGEVRNEAYLELPAVAAEPAARLSVGGVISPQTAEEQGFTVKELSLIMDLPSHPTKAEVEAINVKLESGSWFTTQYPGPPTEKILWAIAGIACLVALTAASITAGLALADGRADHMTLAGVGAAPRLRKAIAAWQSGLTAVVGVGLGLAAGLLPAVALFGSAREYVLVVPWPQLGVLLILVPVVGAASAWLFTRTRIPMARRALLQ comes from the coding sequence GTGCCGGTCGACGTCACGGCCCACCGCGGCTCACGACGACAGTCCTTTCGCCTGGCCTTGCGGCTCGCTGGCCGCGATGCCCGTAAACATCGGGGGCGCAGCGCGCTGATCCTGTCCCTGATTGCCCTGCCCGTTGCCGCGATGACCGTGATCGTCCTGCTGCTCGCGAGTACTCAGGCCACGGTGCAGGAACGCATCGATGCGGAGCTGGGGACTGCACAGGCGTACCTGACACCTCTAAACACAGACGGCAGCGGGTTGATTCAATACCCCACTATGACGAGCCCGATCAGTACGCCGGGAGACCCTGATCCACACTTTGTTGCCAAGTCTCCCGCAGCCGTAGTCCCTCCCGGCTACACCACCGTTGAGGAAAGTAACACACAGATCCTCATACCCATGCAGCGCCCGGAAACTCGGGCATCGGTGGTCGGCAGCGACCTGTTCAATCCTGGCTTCGAATCAAGGTTTTCTCTCATCGAGGGCACAAAGACTCCAGGGGCAGACGGGATCTACGTCAGCCCTTCGCTGCAGGGTCGCCTTGGTATTGATGTTGGCGACAGGCTCACCCTGGAGGCTGGCGACTATCGAGTCGCGGGGATCATCTGGGAAGGTGCCACAAAGAATATGGCTGACACCATTTATGTGTCGTCGGCAAACCATCCCGTCGTCACCGAGGCCGAATACGAACTGAAGCGTCTGTATCTCTTCGGAGATGAACCCTTGACGTGGCCGCAGATTCAGGAGCTAAACGCTCAGGGCGTAGCGGCCCTGTCCAGAGCGGTCCTCCTCGACCCACCCCCGGCCCCGGAGCTGCTTGGTCCCGATGAATACGGGGAGCGTCAGATGATCACCTTCATTCTCGGCGTCAGCATGGTCGGGATTCTGGTCCTTGCCGAGGTGGGGCTCCTTGCCGGGGCTGCATTTGCCGTCGGTGCCAAGAACCAGCGTCGGATGCTAGCACTGCTGGCCGCGGCCGGAGGGGAGAAATCGACGGTACGGTCTGTCGTGACGGCCTCGGGTGTGGTCCTGGGTGCCCTCGGTGCCATAGCTGGGGTGGTTGTAGGAACCGGGGTTGCGGCCGCCGTCGTGTACTGGAGCTTGTCGCAGCATTCAATGATGTTTGCAGGCTTCCACCTGCTGGTCTGGCCCTTGATTATTTTTGCGCTGCTGGGATTCACGGCGTCAGTGATCGCAGCAGCCGTCCCGGGATTCGCTATGGCGAAACAAGACGCCTTCAACTCACTGAAGTCTGCCCAGACCACCTCAAAGCCGCAGAGCAGAATTCCGGTGGTTGGGCTAGTGCTCATAGGGCTTTCGCTGCTGCTGGGTGGTGCCGGAGTAGCGGTCATCCTTGGTTTGGACGATCCAGAGCAGTACGGACCCAAGGGCGTGGTGTTCGTTCCCCTCATGGCTGGTGGCACCCTGCTGTTTCTGCTGGGCCTGCTCTTGTGCACGGGACGTATCGTCGACCTCATGGGCAGGTTCGCCGGAATGCTGCCATTGGCGCCCCGGATGGCCGTGCGGGACGCGTCACGAAACCGAGGCCGATCTGTGCCGTCGATTGCAGCCGTCCTCGCGGCCACAGCGCTTGCTTCCATTGTCATGGTGGGCTCCGCAACATTCGCCCAGGAAGAGGCGGGAAAGCGGCACGTCAGTCTTAACGACCAACAGGGAGCCGTCTCACTCCGGACCCCCAACTCCGACAGCGAAGCTTGGCAAACAACCGACCCCGAGGTCACTATCTCCGCGGTGGAATCGGTAGTCGGCCCGGTTGAGTCCTCCACCATCATCAGCGGCGTTCACGACACCTGCAGCCCGGCGCAGGGCTGTGTCCACCGGGAATTTATTTCGCCCTCAGAAAACACCTGCAGGGCCAAAGCCGAACGAAACGCCGGTGATATCTGGTCCTGCACAGACCCCGACACCAACGTTGGTTCAGCCTTCCCACTGCTCACCGTCGGCGGAGCGGAAGCTCTGAAGAGCATGTTGGGTCACGAGCCCACACCCGAAGTGCTGCAGGCACTGAAGGACGGCAAGATGGTGGTTTTAGACCAATCGTGGATAAAGGACGGTCACGTCAGGATTCGCTCCCGAACCTATGAGTTTGAAGGCGGCGAGGTGCGCAACGAAGCGTATCTTGAGCTGCCCGCCGTGGCCGCCGAGCCAGCGGCCAGATTATCTGTTGGAGGAGTGATCTCGCCCCAAACGGCTGAGGAACAAGGTTTCACGGTCAAGGAACTCAGCCTGATCATGGACCTTCCGTCACATCCAACGAAAGCAGAGGTCGAGGCCATCAATGTGAAACTCGAATCCGGCAGCTGGTTCACAACGCAGTACCCGGGCCCTCCCACCGAGAAGATCCTCTGGGCCATCGCGGGGATCGCCTGCCTCGTGGCCCTGACCGCCGCCTCCATCACTGCGGGCCTCGCGCTCGCCGACGGAAGGGCGGACCACATGACTCTCGCAGGTGTTGGCGCGGCGCCACGCCTGCGCAAGGCAATTGCCGCTTGGCAGTCAGGATTGACCGCCGTCGTCGGGGTCGGTCTTGGGCTGGCGGCGGGACTCCTGCCCGCCGTCGCGCTGTTCGGTTCCGCAAGGGAATACGTCCTGGTGGTGCCCTGGCCGCAACTCGGGGTGCTGCTCATTCTGGTCCCGGTAGTGGGGGCTGCGTCCGCGTGGCTGTTCACCCGCACTCGCATTCCGATGGCCAGGCGTGCGCTGCTCCAATAA